From Bosea sp. NBC_00550, the proteins below share one genomic window:
- a CDS encoding DMT family transporter translates to MSILRRLWGQPLLLLPLPPLFWAGDLLLGRALAGSFPPVSLAVGRWLVALACLAPFVLGALSAQRQALFRARWLVLACGAFGIAGYNALGYLALQSAPAASVAFLNSTLPLMVPLAAFALGVERVSARTLAGVAISFAGVAWIVARGEPSTLSRLGISGGEPLVLVAVANYAVYSVLLRRRAADLDPLVFLAATMVAGLFVLLPFWIWELARGATIPTAPGPLAAVLYIGVFASLLAFVIWNRCVATLGPSVTGASFHLVALFTAVLAFLLLGEPVRPFHFVGAALILCGFGLAATSVRPFASRPSGALKS, encoded by the coding sequence ATGTCGATCCTCAGGCGCCTCTGGGGCCAGCCGCTGCTGCTGCTTCCCCTGCCGCCCCTGTTCTGGGCCGGCGACCTCCTGCTCGGACGGGCGCTCGCAGGCTCGTTCCCGCCGGTCTCGCTCGCGGTCGGGCGCTGGCTCGTCGCGCTCGCTTGCCTGGCGCCCTTCGTGCTCGGCGCGCTCAGTGCGCAACGGCAAGCGCTCTTTCGCGCCCGCTGGCTTGTCCTGGCCTGCGGCGCCTTCGGCATCGCCGGCTACAATGCGCTCGGCTATCTCGCCTTGCAGAGCGCCCCCGCTGCCAGCGTCGCCTTCCTCAACTCGACCCTGCCGCTGATGGTGCCGCTGGCGGCTTTCGCGCTCGGGGTCGAGCGCGTCTCGGCTCGCACGCTCGCCGGCGTCGCCATCTCCTTCGCGGGTGTGGCGTGGATCGTCGCGCGCGGCGAGCCGTCGACCCTGTCGCGGCTGGGCATCAGCGGCGGCGAGCCGCTAGTTCTGGTCGCGGTCGCCAATTACGCTGTGTACTCGGTGCTGCTGCGCCGCCGCGCCGCCGATCTCGATCCGCTCGTCTTCCTGGCGGCGACGATGGTGGCGGGGCTTTTCGTGCTGCTGCCGTTCTGGATCTGGGAACTGGCGCGGGGCGCGACGATCCCGACCGCGCCCGGCCCGCTCGCCGCCGTGCTCTATATCGGCGTCTTCGCCTCGCTGCTGGCCTTCGTCATCTGGAACCGCTGCGTCGCAACGCTGGGGCCGAGCGTCACCGGGGCCTCCTTCCACCTCGTCGCCCTGTTCACCGCCGTGCTCGCCTTCCTGCTGCTGGGCGAGCCCGTGCGTCCGTTCCACTTCGTCGGCGCCGCGCTGATCCTGTGCGGCTTCGGCCTCGCGGCGACCAGCGTCCGGCCTTTCGCCTCCCGCCCCTCCGGAGCCCTCAAGTCAT